The following proteins are encoded in a genomic region of Pagrus major chromosome 16, Pma_NU_1.0:
- the LOC141010238 gene encoding G-protein coupled receptor 151 has protein sequence MDIDRPANVTFFDFVGGVQLLQGEDTRTAMPVILIGICVSGAVGNLLVLLIFIRDFRNGKGSEVKALLASLASTDLVILLLCAPVRAVTYYKQTWTLGSFVCSTTDWFQHSCVVAKTLILAATTRAKHTFVPSAATGPLYSPTWIHGALAFIWIVSMIFPIPQMLFASVVQHGRDTICVSEMPVCASDFMSLFYKIYPTATFLMPVIFTLGYYTKALHSAVNHAPNPRHQSKVTLVLLCLSGALGLMLLPEWGTFTWIRLGYNKPPVGLIIFAQVLLYACSSFSPVILMTMYDDVRQGLVTIWFIATCRSSKQLPRIMCPKTEGNGAEVGANAVANAVSSEGDKTFPDVEHFWTGRRNTQVEEEQDPVPWEREEKML, from the coding sequence ATGGATATTGATCGACCGGCAAATGTCAccttttttgattttgttggaGGAGTTCAACTCCTCCAGGGGGAGGACACCAGGACCGCCATGCCCGTCATCCTCATCGGGATCTGCGTGTCCGGAGCAGTTGGAAATTTGCTCGTTTTGCTGATTTTCATCCGCGACTTTAGGAACGGAAAGGGCTCCGAGGTGAAGGCGCTCCTCGCCTCCCTGGCCTCCACGGACCTGGTCATCCTGCTGCTGTGCGCTCCCGTGCGCGCCGTCACCTACTACAAACAGACGTGGACCTTGGGGAGTTTTGTCTGCAGCACCACGGACTGGTTCCAGCACTCGTGTGTGGTTGCAAAAACTTTAATCCTCGCAGCCACCACCAGAGCCAAACACACTTTTGTCCCCAGCGCCGCCACGGGGCCCCTGTACAGCCCGACGTGGATCCACGGAGCCCTGGCGTTCATTTGGATCGTGTCGATGATCTTTCCGATCCCCCAGATGCTTTTCGCCTCCGTGGTGCAGCATGGCCGCGACACTATTTGCGTCTCTGAGATGCCAGTGTGCGCGTCTGACTTCATGAGTTTGTTCTACAAGATTTACCCAACTGCAACCTTCCTGATGCCGGTCATCTTTACGCTTGGCTACTACACAAAAGCGCTGCACTCTGCGGTGAATCACGCGCCAAACCCGCGGCATCAGAGCAAAGTTACGCTGGTTTTATTGTGTCTGAGCGGCGCACTCGGGCTCATGCTGCTGCCGGAGTGGGGGACATTCACCTGGATCAGGCTCGGGTACAACAAACCTCCTGTGGGATTGATCATCTTTGCGCAAGTGCTCCTTTACGCATGCAGCTCCTTCTCTCCGGTGATCCTCATGACCATGTACGACGACGTGCGCCAGGGACTCGTCACCATCTGGTTCATCGCGACCTGCAGAAGCTCGAAGCAGCTCCCCAGGATAATGTGTCCGAAAACGGAGGGAAACGGAGCAGAAGTGGGAGCCAACGCCGTCGCCAACGCGGTCTCATCGGAGGGGGACAAGACCTTCCCAGATGTGGAGCACTTTTGGACAGGGCGCAGGAACACGCAGGTCGAGGAGGAGCAGGACCCGGTTCCCTGGGAGcgagaggagaaaatgttgtAG
- the mavs gene encoding mitochondrial antiviral-signaling protein, with amino-acid sequence MSYASDKLYREYLIRNMPTIVTKVKAREIVPYLPCLTDHDRETIEAKREMYGNYNSMVLLLDCLKRRENWPEQFIEALEACGHPTMAAEVRREYDALRGINNSSPSSPPTTVIRAHVHPTPSASHLPIPENGGNSQAVAAAAAPPAEAAAPPVEATAPPAAAPPAKAAAPSAEAVAPPAEAAAPPEPAAQASPPLDVPVQPQAPESTAAQVPEAVSPPEPVAEAPQSTQIEVAPAPSTPPPSPETPHTEATTATPPPQREINSHQEPEENSESDIQDISGDNGEVSISSVDTPQPSGPVEQSESDTPSCPDPLPTTTTTTTTTEVRPPRSPSPTQTDSDVTDGSAFLLTTPEKPPVQDTAPPVNIKPAVVLQPEETSEPPTTQVVESSPQTETAPATSPLPGAAGIDTSLFDDDDVCLSKPGHLVSIHPQTNGSPAIPAPSSPEEPYSGNSERLEMSEAAPDAVSSAHVPACSAVCSTTEITVSALPCQENGIALNHNEPEENFYESTGQSLGLQDVRENVVQISEEPSILNLDGQSSTPQAQIFNGEAAKEITSAPPISTNAADTVSSVNTQSSENHHPSEPAPAEVSLELKSRQDSEENCSSRTLPANTKYILTAAGVGAFALLMAWKFKN; translated from the exons ATGTCGTATGCCAGTGACAAGCTGTACAGGGAGTACTTAATTCGGAATATGCCGACCATTGTGACCAAGGTGAAAGCGAGGGAGATAGTGCCCTATCTGCCTTGCTTGACTGATCACGACAGG GAAACGATTGAGGCCAAAAGAGAGATGTATGGGAACTACAACAGTATGGTGCTTCTTCTGGACTGTctaaagagaagagaaaactgGCCGGAGCAATTCATCGAAGCACTCGAGGCGTGTGGCCATCCAACTATGGCAGCTGAGGTTAGAAGAGAATACGACGCTCTGAGAGGCATCAACA ATTCCAGCCCCAGCTCCCCTCCAACGACTGTCATCAGGGCACACGTCCATCCAACCCCATCTGCCAGTCATCTGCCCATCCCAGAGAACGGTGGAAACAGTCAGGCtgttgctgccgctgctgctcctccagctgaagcagcagctcctccagttgaagctacagctcctccagctgctgctcctccagctaaagcagcagctccttcagctgaAGCAGTAGCTCCTCCAGCTGAAGCAGCGGCTCCTCCAGAGCCAGCTGCCCAGGCCTCACCCCCTCTGGATGTCCCCGTGCAGCCACAAGCCCCTGAGAGCACAGCAGCCCAAGTTCCCGAGGCTGTTTCACCACCTGAGCCGGTCGCTGAGGCTCCGCAGTCAACTCAAATCGAAGTGGCACCTGCTCCATCAacacctcctccttcccctgAAACCCCACACACTGAGGCGACAACAGCAACCCCACCTCCTCAGAGGGAGATCAATTCTCACCAGGAGCCGGAGGAAAACTCTGAATCAGACATCCAGGATATTTCTGGCGATAATGGCGAGGTATCGATCAGCTCTGTGGACACTCCTCAACCATCCGGTCCTGTTGAACAGAGTGAATCAGACACTCCATCCTGCCCAGATCCTcttccaacaacaacaacaacaacaacaaccacagaggTCAGGCCACCACGGAGTCCCTCTCCAACTCAGACAGACTCCGATGTGACCGATGGATCAGCTTTCCTCCTGACGACCCCAGAGAAGCCTCCAGTCCAGGACACCGCCCCTCCTGTGAACATAAAACCTGCTGTTGTCCTGCAGCCTGAGGAGACATCTGAACCTCCTACCACACAG GTTGTTGAAAGCAGCCCGCAGACAGAAACTGCACCTGCAACCTCCCCCCTGCCTGGTGCTGCTGGGATTGACACCTCTCTCTTTGATGACGACGACGTGTGTCTGAGCAAGCCTGGCCACCTCGTCAGCATCCATCCACAAACCAATGGCAGCCCTGCTATCCCTGCACCCAGCTCTCCAGAGGAGCCCTACTCGGGTAACAGTGAGCGACTGGAAATGAGCGAGGCTGCACCAGACGCTGTGAGCTCAGCCCACGTCCCCGCAtgctctgctgtctgctccACCACTGAGATCACAGTGTCTGCACTGCCGTGCCAGGAGAACGGCATCGCTCTCAACCACAACGAACCGGAGGAGAACTTCTATGAGTCTACTGGTCAGAGTTTGGGACTGCAGGATGTAAGGGAGAATGTGGTGCAGATATCCGAGGAGCCGTCTATTCTCAACTTAGACGGCCAAAGCTCAACACCACAAGCTCAAATCTTCAACGGCGAAGCAGCCAAAGAGATCACCTCTGCACCACCGATATCTACTAACGCTGCTGATACTGTATCGAGCGTGAACACCCAATCCAGTGAGAACCACCACCCATCTGAGCCTGCACCAGCTGAGGTTTCACTAGAGCTGAAGTCCCGACAGGATTCAGAGGAGAATTGTTCCTCTCGCACCCTGCCAGCTAATACAAAGTACATTCTCACCGCCGCAGGAGTGGGCGCCTTTGCACTGCTGATGGCGTGGAAGTTTAAGAATTAA
- the pank2 gene encoding pantothenate kinase 2, mitochondrial isoform X2 translates to MAFNGHQREDESIDEDETPTKQPRSEKEMPGCVKTEPRNEASASAGRATSERRTSSSTARHRSDSVKKTRPPFPWFGMDIGGTLVKLVYFEPKDITAEEEQEEVENLKSIRRYLTSNTAYGKTGIRDVHLELQDLTLCGRTGNLHFIRFPTHDLPAFLQMGRNKHFSSLHTTLCATGGGAYKFESDFRTMADLQLHKLDELDCLIRGVLYIDSVMSSGPSECYYFENPTDPDHCVQKPYTLENPYPLLLVNIGSGVSILAVYSESNYKRVTGTSLGGGTFLGLCCLLTGCSTFEEALEMASQGESTRVDKLVRDIYGGDYESFGNMMSKEKRESVSKEDLARATLVTITNNIGSITRMCAVNENIERVVFVGNFLRVNTLSMKLLAYAMDYWSKGQLKALFLRHEGYFGAVGALLELLHPS, encoded by the exons ATGGCGTTCAATGGCCACCAACGCGAGGATGAAAGTATCGACGAGGACGAAACGCCCACGAAGCAGCCGCGCTCCGAGAAGGAGATGCCCGGTTGTGTCAAGACCGAGCCCCGCAATGAGGCGTCCGCCTCGGCAGGAAGAGCCACATCCGAGCGGCGGACCTCCAGCTCGACGGCGAGACATCGGTCCGACTCGGTGAAGAAAACAAGGCCGC CATTTCCCTGGTTTGGCATGGACATTGGAGGCACCCTGGTGAAGCTGGTGTACTTTGAGCCCAAAGACatcacagcagaggaggagcaggaggaggtggagaaccTGAAGAGCATCCGCCGCTACCTCACCTCCAACACCGCCTACGGTAAGACGGGCATCAGGGACGTGCACCTGGAGCTGCAGGACCTGACGCTGTGCGGCAGGACGGGCAACCTGCACTTCATCCGCTTCCCCACGCATGACCTGCCCGCCTTCCTGCAGATGGGCCGCAACAAGCACTTCTCCAGCCTCCACACCACCCTCTGCGCCACAGGAGGGGGGGCGTACAAGTTTGAGTCTGATTTCCGCACG atggcgGACCTGCAGCTCCACAAGCTGGATGAGCTGGACTGTTTGATTCGGGGGGTGCTGTACATCGACTCGGTGATGTCCAGCGGACCCTCGGAGTGCTACTACTTTGAAAACCCCACTGACCCGGATCATTGCGTCCAGAAACCCTACACACTGGAGAACCCCTATCCTCTGCTGCTGGTCAACATAGGGTCCGGGGTCAGCATCCTGGCCGTCTACTCTGAGAGCAACTACAAACGAGTTACGGGGACCAG ccTCGGTGGTGGGACCTTCCTGGGCCTGTGCTGCCTGCTGACCGGCTGCTCTACTTTCGAGGAAGCTCTAGAAATGGCTTCTCAAGGGGAGAGCACCCGAGTGGACAAGCTGGTTCGGGACATCTACGGAGGAGACTATGAGAG TTTTGGCAACATGATGTCCAAAGAGAAGAGGGAGTCGGTGTCCAAAGAGGACCTGGCCAGAGCAACACTAGTCACCATCACCAATAACATCGGCTCCATCACCAGGATGTGTGCTGTCAATGAG AACATAGAGAGAGTGGTGTTTGTGGGCAACTTCCTCAGAGTGAACACCCTCTCCATGAAGCTGTTGGCCTACGCCATGGACTACTGGTCTAAAGGACAGCTCAAGGCACTCTTCCTACGGCACGAG GGATACTTTGGAGCTGTTGGAGCCTTGCTGGAGCTCCTGCATCCGTCCTAA
- the pank2 gene encoding pantothenate kinase 2, mitochondrial isoform X1 — translation MAFNGHQREDESIDEDETPTKQPRSEKEMPGCVKTEPRNEASASAGRATSERRTSSSTARHRSDSVKKTRPPFPWFGMDIGGTLVKLVYFEPKDITAEEEQEEVENLKSIRRYLTSNTAYGKTGIRDVHLELQDLTLCGRTGNLHFIRFPTHDLPAFLQMGRNKHFSSLHTTLCATGGGAYKFESDFRTMADLQLHKLDELDCLIRGVLYIDSVMSSGPSECYYFENPTDPDHCVQKPYTLENPYPLLLVNIGSGVSILAVYSESNYKRVTGTSLGGGTFLGLCCLLTGCSTFEEALEMASQGESTRVDKLVRDIYGGDYERFGLPGWAVASSFGNMMSKEKRESVSKEDLARATLVTITNNIGSITRMCAVNENIERVVFVGNFLRVNTLSMKLLAYAMDYWSKGQLKALFLRHEGYFGAVGALLELLHPS, via the exons ATGGCGTTCAATGGCCACCAACGCGAGGATGAAAGTATCGACGAGGACGAAACGCCCACGAAGCAGCCGCGCTCCGAGAAGGAGATGCCCGGTTGTGTCAAGACCGAGCCCCGCAATGAGGCGTCCGCCTCGGCAGGAAGAGCCACATCCGAGCGGCGGACCTCCAGCTCGACGGCGAGACATCGGTCCGACTCGGTGAAGAAAACAAGGCCGC CATTTCCCTGGTTTGGCATGGACATTGGAGGCACCCTGGTGAAGCTGGTGTACTTTGAGCCCAAAGACatcacagcagaggaggagcaggaggaggtggagaaccTGAAGAGCATCCGCCGCTACCTCACCTCCAACACCGCCTACGGTAAGACGGGCATCAGGGACGTGCACCTGGAGCTGCAGGACCTGACGCTGTGCGGCAGGACGGGCAACCTGCACTTCATCCGCTTCCCCACGCATGACCTGCCCGCCTTCCTGCAGATGGGCCGCAACAAGCACTTCTCCAGCCTCCACACCACCCTCTGCGCCACAGGAGGGGGGGCGTACAAGTTTGAGTCTGATTTCCGCACG atggcgGACCTGCAGCTCCACAAGCTGGATGAGCTGGACTGTTTGATTCGGGGGGTGCTGTACATCGACTCGGTGATGTCCAGCGGACCCTCGGAGTGCTACTACTTTGAAAACCCCACTGACCCGGATCATTGCGTCCAGAAACCCTACACACTGGAGAACCCCTATCCTCTGCTGCTGGTCAACATAGGGTCCGGGGTCAGCATCCTGGCCGTCTACTCTGAGAGCAACTACAAACGAGTTACGGGGACCAG ccTCGGTGGTGGGACCTTCCTGGGCCTGTGCTGCCTGCTGACCGGCTGCTCTACTTTCGAGGAAGCTCTAGAAATGGCTTCTCAAGGGGAGAGCACCCGAGTGGACAAGCTGGTTCGGGACATCTACGGAGGAGACTATGAGAGGTTTGGACTGCCAGGCTGGGCTGTAGCCTCAAG TTTTGGCAACATGATGTCCAAAGAGAAGAGGGAGTCGGTGTCCAAAGAGGACCTGGCCAGAGCAACACTAGTCACCATCACCAATAACATCGGCTCCATCACCAGGATGTGTGCTGTCAATGAG AACATAGAGAGAGTGGTGTTTGTGGGCAACTTCCTCAGAGTGAACACCCTCTCCATGAAGCTGTTGGCCTACGCCATGGACTACTGGTCTAAAGGACAGCTCAAGGCACTCTTCCTACGGCACGAG GGATACTTTGGAGCTGTTGGAGCCTTGCTGGAGCTCCTGCATCCGTCCTAA